The Saccharopolyspora gloriosae genome has a segment encoding these proteins:
- a CDS encoding FAD-binding dehydrogenase: MSTGSASAAADTAADAIVVGAGLAGLVATAELVAAGRRVLLVDQEPEASLGGQAFWSLGGLFFIDSVEQRAAGIKDSLELARADWFSNAGFDRGVDDPMGEDHWGARWADAYLEFAAGEKRSWLAGLGMTWVPIVGWAERGGQLADGPGNSVPRFHLTLGTGPGVMEPFEKLVREAATAGKVVFRFRHQVDSLSTTGGVVDGVRGSVLEPSNAERGTPSSRTKVGEFELHAPIVIVTSGGIGANHDLVRSNWPSYLGKPPERLITGVPAHVDGRMLGISEAAGARLVNRDRMWHYTEGLINHTPIWPGHGIRVLAAPSSLWFDATGRRFPNPGVPSYDTLGTLELITRTGHDHSWFVLNKRIIDKEFVLSGSEQNPELTRKDLAAYLAGRLFNDTPPPVKAFMDDGEDFVIADDLADLVKGMNELTGADLIDLDDLRRQITTRDQQVDNPFTKDGQILGIRNSLAYVGDSLARTTPLHKILDPAAGPLVAIRMNILTRKTLGGLQTDLSGRVLDAAGRPVPGLYAAGEVSGFGGGGVHGYRALEGTFLGGCLFSGRQAGRAAAQESA; this comes from the coding sequence ATGTCCACCGGTTCGGCGAGCGCCGCCGCGGACACCGCGGCCGACGCGATCGTCGTCGGAGCGGGACTCGCCGGGCTGGTCGCGACCGCCGAGCTGGTCGCCGCGGGTCGGCGAGTGCTGCTGGTGGACCAGGAGCCCGAAGCGAGCCTCGGCGGGCAGGCGTTCTGGTCGTTGGGCGGACTGTTCTTCATCGACTCCGTGGAGCAGCGGGCCGCGGGCATCAAGGACTCCCTCGAGCTGGCGCGGGCCGACTGGTTCTCCAACGCGGGTTTCGACCGCGGCGTCGACGACCCGATGGGCGAGGACCACTGGGGGGCTCGCTGGGCCGACGCGTACCTGGAGTTCGCCGCCGGGGAGAAGCGATCCTGGCTGGCCGGACTGGGCATGACGTGGGTGCCGATCGTCGGCTGGGCGGAACGCGGCGGGCAGCTCGCCGACGGGCCGGGCAACTCGGTGCCGCGCTTCCACCTGACCTTGGGCACCGGACCAGGGGTGATGGAGCCGTTCGAGAAGCTCGTGCGCGAGGCGGCCACCGCCGGGAAGGTCGTCTTCCGGTTCCGCCACCAGGTGGATTCGCTGAGCACGACCGGCGGCGTCGTCGACGGCGTGCGGGGCAGCGTGCTGGAACCCAGCAACGCCGAGCGCGGCACGCCCAGCTCCCGCACCAAGGTGGGCGAGTTCGAGCTGCACGCCCCGATCGTCATCGTCACCTCCGGCGGCATCGGCGCCAACCACGACCTGGTGCGCAGCAACTGGCCTTCCTACCTCGGGAAACCGCCCGAGCGGCTCATCACCGGCGTACCCGCCCACGTGGACGGGCGGATGCTCGGCATCAGCGAAGCCGCGGGCGCCCGCCTGGTCAACCGCGACCGCATGTGGCACTACACCGAGGGCCTGATCAACCACACGCCCATCTGGCCCGGCCACGGGATCCGCGTTCTCGCCGCTCCGTCCTCGCTGTGGTTCGACGCCACCGGCCGCCGCTTCCCCAATCCGGGCGTCCCGAGCTACGACACGCTCGGCACCCTCGAACTGATCACGCGCACCGGGCACGACCACTCCTGGTTCGTGCTCAACAAGCGGATCATCGACAAGGAGTTCGTCCTCTCCGGTTCGGAGCAGAACCCGGAGCTCACCCGCAAGGACCTGGCCGCGTACCTCGCCGGGCGCCTGTTCAACGACACCCCGCCCCCGGTCAAGGCGTTCATGGACGACGGCGAGGACTTCGTCATCGCCGACGACCTCGCCGACCTGGTCAAAGGCATGAACGAGCTGACCGGCGCCGACCTGATCGACTTGGACGACCTCCGCAGGCAGATCACCACCCGGGACCAGCAGGTCGACAACCCGTTCACCAAGGACGGCCAGATCCTGGGCATCCGCAACTCCCTGGCGTACGTCGGCGACAGCCTCGCCCGGACGACACCGCTGCACAAGATCCTCGATCCCGCCGCTGGACCGCTGGTCGCCATCCGCATGAACATCCTCACCCGCAAGACCCTCGGCGGATTGCAGACGGACCTGTCCGGCCGAGTCCTCGACGCCGCCGGGCGGCCCGTTCCCGGCCTCTACGCGGCGGGCGAGGTGTCCGGGTTCGGCGGTGGCGGCGTCCACGGCTACCGCGCCCTCGAAGGAACGTTCCTCGGCGGCTGCCTCTTCTCCGGCAGACAAGCGGGCCGCGCTGCCGCCCAGGAGAGCGCCTGA